The Methylobacterium currus genome contains a region encoding:
- the era gene encoding GTPase Era, with translation MTDETTARTDDTGPEESGPPQATQQEPHQETRAGFVALIGVPNAGKSTLLNSLVGTKVSIVSRKVQTTRALVRGIAMEGAAQIVLVDTPGIFAPKRRLDRAMVTSAWSGAADADAVCLLIDARKGVDEEVDAILNRMPELKRPKYLVLNKIDVIARERLLALAASLNERVQFERIFMISALTGDGVDDLRRELATRMPVSPWLYPEDQVSDAPLRMLAAEITREKIYDRLHEELPYSSTVETDQWQVRPDGSVRIEQTIFVERESQRKIVLGKGGQTIKAIGQAARIDIAEAAEAKVHLFLFVKVRENWADDPERYREMGLEFPRG, from the coding sequence ATGACCGACGAGACCACCGCCAGAACCGACGACACCGGCCCCGAAGAGTCCGGCCCACCGCAGGCGACCCAGCAGGAGCCCCACCAGGAGACCCGGGCAGGCTTCGTCGCCCTGATCGGCGTGCCGAATGCCGGCAAGTCGACCCTGCTCAACAGCCTCGTCGGCACCAAGGTGTCGATCGTCTCGCGCAAGGTGCAGACCACCCGGGCGCTGGTGCGCGGGATCGCCATGGAGGGGGCGGCGCAGATCGTCCTCGTCGACACTCCCGGCATCTTCGCGCCCAAGCGGCGCCTCGACCGGGCGATGGTGACCTCCGCCTGGAGCGGCGCGGCGGATGCGGACGCGGTCTGCCTCCTGATCGACGCCCGGAAAGGCGTGGACGAGGAGGTCGACGCGATCCTCAACCGGATGCCGGAGCTGAAGCGCCCGAAATACCTGGTGCTCAACAAGATCGACGTGATCGCCCGCGAGCGCCTGCTGGCGCTCGCCGCCTCGCTCAACGAGCGGGTGCAATTCGAGCGCATCTTCATGATCTCGGCGCTGACCGGCGACGGCGTCGACGACCTGCGCCGCGAACTCGCGACCCGGATGCCCGTGAGCCCCTGGCTCTATCCCGAGGATCAGGTCTCCGACGCGCCCCTGCGGATGCTCGCTGCCGAGATCACGCGCGAGAAGATCTACGACCGGCTGCACGAGGAGCTGCCCTATTCCTCGACCGTCGAGACCGACCAGTGGCAGGTCCGGCCCGACGGCTCGGTGCGGATCGAGCAGACCATCTTCGTCGAGCGCGAGAGCCAGCGGAAGATCGTGCTCGGCAAGGGTGGCCAGACCATCAAGGCCATCGGCCAAGCCGCGCGGATCGACATCGCCGAGGCGGCCGAGGCCAAGGTCCACCTGTTCCTGTTCGTGAAGGTGCGGGAGAACTGGGCCGACGATCCGGAGCGCTACCGCGAGATGGGCCTGGAATTCCCCCGCGGCTGA
- a CDS encoding class I SAM-dependent methyltransferase — MTDLALARPGVYGHPPADLVEVPDGAVQLSPLVPGAAALEELPPGVLAGATVLAPPGTLERRYTLALALRALAPGAPLTVLAPKDRGGSRLSRELSGFGCRLDETAKSHHRIVRTVRPDEPAGLDASIAEGAPQHLSELGLWTQAGIFSWNRIDPGTALLIAHLPALSGRGADLGCGLGVLARAVLASTKVTGLALVDNDRRAVAAARRNVEDPRVTLRWADARAVDAVPERLDFVVMNPPFHEGGAEDRALGQAFIRRAAAALRPGGTLWLTANTHLPYEATLAEVFREVTQRAAAQGYKIHEARK, encoded by the coding sequence GTGACCGACCTCGCTCTCGCCCGGCCGGGCGTCTACGGCCATCCGCCCGCCGACCTCGTCGAGGTGCCCGACGGCGCCGTGCAGCTCTCGCCCCTCGTGCCGGGCGCCGCCGCCCTGGAGGAGCTTCCCCCCGGCGTATTGGCGGGGGCCACCGTGCTGGCCCCGCCCGGCACCCTGGAGCGCCGCTACACCCTGGCGCTGGCCCTGCGGGCGCTCGCGCCCGGTGCGCCCCTCACCGTGCTCGCGCCGAAGGACCGCGGCGGCTCGCGGCTCTCTCGCGAGCTCTCCGGCTTCGGCTGCCGCCTCGACGAGACCGCCAAAAGCCACCACCGCATCGTCCGCACCGTGCGGCCGGACGAACCGGCCGGGCTCGACGCGTCCATCGCCGAGGGCGCGCCGCAGCACCTCTCCGAACTCGGCCTGTGGACGCAGGCGGGCATCTTCTCCTGGAACCGGATCGATCCCGGCACCGCCCTGCTGATCGCGCATCTGCCGGCGCTCTCCGGGCGCGGCGCCGATCTCGGCTGCGGCCTCGGCGTCCTCGCCCGGGCGGTTCTGGCTTCTACCAAGGTGACGGGCCTCGCGCTCGTCGACAACGACCGCCGGGCCGTCGCGGCGGCGCGGCGCAACGTCGAGGATCCCCGCGTCACGCTTCGCTGGGCGGATGCCCGGGCGGTCGATGCCGTGCCGGAGCGCCTCGACTTCGTGGTGATGAACCCGCCCTTCCACGAGGGCGGCGCCGAGGACCGGGCGCTCGGCCAGGCCTTCATCCGCCGGGCCGCGGCGGCTCTGCGGCCGGGCGGCACGCTCTGGCTCACCGCCAACACCCATCTGCCCTACGAGGCGACCCTGGCGGAGGTGTTTCGCGAGGTGACGCAACGGGCCGCCGCGCAGGGTTACAAGATCCACGAGGCGCGCAAATGA
- a CDS encoding pseudouridine synthase encodes MSSKAKVASVRLDRLLANLGYGSRREIQMLARAGTIVLDGSPLRDADQRIALDPDLSSRLTVSGKSLDPLPGMALMLHKPLGVTCSHKEAGPLVYGLLPPRWRRREPPLSTVGRLDKETSGLLLLTDDGALLHRIISPKASVSKRYQVTLDRPLRGDEGAIFASGTLMLEGEEKPLLPVTLEVHGPTSAAVTLTEGRYHQVRRMFAAVGNHVAALHRDRVGALDLPADLEPGQYRVMGEGDVARVFG; translated from the coding sequence ATGAGCAGCAAGGCGAAGGTGGCGTCGGTCCGGCTCGACCGACTGCTCGCCAATCTCGGCTACGGCTCGCGCCGCGAGATCCAGATGCTGGCCCGCGCCGGCACGATCGTCCTCGACGGGTCCCCCTTGCGCGACGCCGACCAGCGCATCGCCCTCGACCCGGACCTGTCGTCCCGCCTCACCGTCAGCGGCAAATCCCTCGACCCGCTCCCCGGAATGGCGCTGATGCTGCACAAGCCGCTCGGCGTCACCTGCTCGCACAAGGAGGCCGGCCCGCTGGTCTACGGCCTGCTGCCGCCGCGCTGGCGCCGCCGCGAGCCGCCGCTCTCCACCGTCGGCCGCCTCGACAAGGAGACGTCCGGTCTCCTCCTCCTCACCGACGACGGTGCGCTGCTACACCGGATCATCTCGCCGAAGGCCAGCGTGTCGAAGCGCTATCAGGTGACGCTGGATCGCCCCTTGCGCGGCGACGAGGGGGCGATCTTCGCCTCCGGCACCCTGATGCTGGAGGGCGAGGAGAAGCCGCTGCTGCCGGTGACCCTGGAGGTGCACGGTCCGACGAGTGCCGCCGTGACCCTGACGGAGGGCCGCTACCATCAGGTCCGGCGGATGTTCGCGGCGGTCGGCAACCACGTTGCGGCGCTTCATCGGGATCGGGTCGGGGCGCTCGACCTGCCGGCCGACCTGGAGCCTGGGCAGTACCGGGTGATGGGGGAGGGGGACGTGGCGCGGGTATTTGGCTAG
- a CDS encoding type II toxin-antitoxin system RelE/ParE family toxin translates to MRATVSLHCATIVTFRISWSRLARDALLDIYLIIGLHSPVAAECIYDRVEHRAEKLREHPRMGPRRPDIRPGAHVLVEPPYIVRYEITPDTAALSNGLVRRRWLSPNGRRR, encoded by the coding sequence ATGCGCGCAACCGTCTCGCTGCATTGCGCAACGATCGTGACGTTTAGAATTTCGTGGTCGAGATTGGCTCGTGACGCTCTTCTCGATATCTATCTAATTATCGGCCTACACAGTCCGGTCGCGGCCGAGTGCATCTACGATCGCGTCGAACATCGAGCCGAGAAGCTGCGAGAACATCCGAGGATGGGGCCGCGACGCCCTGATATTCGACCCGGAGCGCATGTCCTTGTGGAACCGCCCTATATCGTCCGCTATGAGATCACGCCTGATACCGCAGCGCTTTCGAACGGACTCGTTCGAAGGCGCTGGCTAAGCCCGAATGGGCGCCGGCGCTGA
- a CDS encoding ribbon-helix-helix domain-containing protein has protein sequence MAHIERLTVVFPEPMAAQIRAAVEAGDYASTSEAVRDAVRLWSDRRQMRPRP, from the coding sequence ATGGCGCACATCGAGCGCCTGACGGTCGTCTTTCCCGAGCCGATGGCGGCGCAGATCCGCGCCGCCGTCGAAGCGGGAGACTATGCGTCAACGAGCGAGGCGGTGCGCGACGCCGTGCGCCTGTGGTCGGACCGGCGGCAGATGCGCCCACGACCTTGA
- a CDS encoding ABC transporter substrate-binding protein, protein MRHASLSRRQLLAGASALAALGPTGAVLAQGTLAERTASGSLTYGISLFDLPLTTGQPDRGAGGYQFTGLTLYDPLVAWELDVADRPGKLVPGLATSWESDAADRRNWVFRLREGVTFHDGSAFDADAVIWNFDKVLDAKAPHYDQRQASQVRPRLPSVASYRKLDAKTVQVTTKAVDALFPYQMLWFLISSPAQYEAVGRDWTKFAFQPSGTGPYRLAALVPRVRLELVPNPTYWNPKRMPRLAKLTLACMPEDLSRANALLSGNADLIELPAPDAVPRLKGAGMRVTGNDTPHVWNYHLSMLEGSPWRDLRLRKAANLAIDREGVAALMGGLATPALGQVQPSSPWFGKPGFQIKYDVDAARKLMKEAGYSVQNPLRTKFIVPTGGSGQMLSLPINEFVQQSWAEIGIALEFQAVELEVAYTAWRQGAADPSMKGITGSNIAYVTSDPLYAILRFYDSKQVAPTGVNWSHYRNPEVDRLCDAVRASFDPAEQDKMLARIHEIVVDDAVQVWVVHDTNPHALSAKVKGYTQAQHWFQDLTTLG, encoded by the coding sequence ATGCGTCACGCCTCCCTCTCGCGCCGCCAGCTGCTCGCCGGCGCCTCGGCCCTCGCGGCCCTCGGGCCGACGGGGGCCGTCTTGGCGCAAGGGACTCTTGCCGAAAGGACGGCGTCCGGCAGCCTGACCTACGGCATCTCGCTGTTCGACCTGCCGCTCACCACCGGCCAGCCGGACCGCGGGGCGGGCGGCTACCAGTTCACCGGGCTCACCCTCTACGATCCTCTGGTCGCCTGGGAACTCGACGTCGCCGACCGGCCGGGCAAGCTGGTGCCGGGCCTCGCCACCTCCTGGGAGAGCGACGCCGCGGATCGGCGCAACTGGGTCTTCCGCCTGCGCGAGGGCGTCACGTTCCACGACGGGTCGGCGTTCGATGCCGACGCGGTGATCTGGAACTTCGACAAGGTGCTCGACGCCAAGGCCCCGCATTACGACCAGCGCCAGGCCTCGCAGGTGCGCCCGCGCCTGCCCTCGGTGGCCTCCTACAGGAAGCTCGACGCCAAGACGGTGCAGGTCACCACCAAGGCGGTCGACGCGCTGTTTCCCTACCAGATGCTGTGGTTCCTGATCTCGTCGCCGGCGCAATACGAGGCGGTGGGTCGCGACTGGACCAAGTTCGCCTTCCAGCCCTCCGGCACCGGGCCCTATCGGCTGGCCGCCCTGGTGCCGCGGGTGCGCCTGGAGCTGGTGCCGAATCCGACCTACTGGAACCCCAAGCGCATGCCGCGGCTCGCGAAGCTGACGCTCGCCTGCATGCCGGAGGATCTGTCGCGGGCGAATGCCCTCCTCTCGGGCAATGCCGACCTGATCGAGCTGCCCGCCCCCGACGCGGTGCCGCGCCTCAAGGGCGCCGGCATGCGGGTGACCGGCAACGACACGCCGCATGTCTGGAACTACCACCTGTCGATGCTGGAGGGCAGCCCGTGGCGCGACCTGCGCCTGCGCAAGGCCGCCAACCTCGCCATCGACCGCGAGGGCGTCGCGGCGCTGATGGGCGGCCTGGCGACCCCGGCTCTGGGTCAGGTGCAGCCGTCGAGCCCGTGGTTCGGCAAGCCGGGATTCCAGATCAAGTATGACGTCGATGCGGCGCGCAAGCTGATGAAGGAGGCGGGCTACTCGGTCCAGAACCCGCTGCGCACCAAGTTCATCGTCCCGACCGGCGGCTCGGGGCAGATGCTGTCGCTGCCGATCAACGAGTTCGTGCAGCAGAGCTGGGCCGAGATCGGCATCGCGCTCGAGTTCCAGGCGGTCGAGCTGGAGGTCGCCTACACCGCCTGGCGCCAGGGCGCCGCCGACCCGTCGATGAAGGGCATCACCGGCAGCAACATCGCCTACGTCACCTCGGATCCGCTCTACGCCATCCTGCGCTTCTACGATTCGAAGCAGGTCGCGCCGACCGGCGTGAACTGGAGCCACTACCGCAACCCGGAGGTCGACCGGCTCTGCGACGCGGTGCGGGCGAGCTTCGACCCGGCCGAGCAGGACAAGATGCTGGCGCGCATCCACGAGATCGTGGTGGACGACGCGGTGCAGGTCTGGGTCGTGCACGACACCAACCCGCACGCGCTCTCGGCCAAGGTGAAGGGCTACACCCAGGCGCAGCACTGGTTCCAGGATTTGACGACGCTGGGGTGA
- the ahcY gene encoding adenosylhomocysteinase → MPSNTDYIVKDIALADFGRKEIAIAETEMPGLMAVRQEYAASQPLKGAKIAGSLHMTIQTAVLIETLKALGADIRWVSCNIYSTQDHAAAAIAAAGIPVFAIKGETLKDYWDYTAKLFEWHDGGMPNMILDDGGDATMFVHLGLRAEQGDTAFLDKPGSEEEEIFFALLKRMLAEKPKGWFAGLAESIKGVSEETTTGVHRLYLLAKEGKLLFPAINVNDAVTKSKFDNLYGCRESLVDGIRRGTDVMMAGKVAMVAGFGDVGKGSAASLRNAGCRVMVSEVDPICALQAAMEGYEVTTMEDAAPRADIFVTATGNKDVITLDHMRAMKDRAIVCNIGHFDNEIQVAGLKNLKWQNIKPQVDEIEFADGHRIILLSEGRLVNLGNAMGHPSFVMSASFTNQTLAQIELWTNPGKYEKKVYTLPKALDEKVAALHLEKIGVKLTKLREDQAAYIGVSQAGPFKPDHYRY, encoded by the coding sequence ATGCCGAGCAATACGGATTACATCGTCAAGGACATCGCGCTGGCCGATTTCGGCCGCAAGGAGATCGCGATCGCCGAGACCGAGATGCCCGGCCTGATGGCCGTGCGCCAGGAATACGCCGCGAGCCAGCCGCTGAAGGGCGCCAAGATCGCCGGCTCGCTGCACATGACGATCCAGACCGCGGTGCTGATCGAGACCCTGAAGGCTCTCGGCGCCGATATCCGCTGGGTGTCGTGCAACATCTACTCGACCCAGGACCACGCTGCCGCCGCCATCGCCGCCGCCGGCATCCCGGTCTTCGCCATCAAGGGCGAGACCCTGAAGGATTACTGGGACTACACCGCCAAGCTGTTCGAGTGGCATGACGGCGGCATGCCGAACATGATCCTCGATGACGGCGGCGATGCCACGATGTTCGTGCATCTGGGCCTGCGCGCCGAGCAGGGCGACACCGCCTTCCTCGACAAGCCGGGCTCCGAGGAGGAGGAGATCTTCTTCGCGCTCCTCAAGCGCATGCTGGCCGAGAAGCCGAAGGGCTGGTTCGCGGGTCTCGCCGAGTCGATCAAGGGCGTCTCGGAGGAGACCACTACCGGCGTGCACCGCCTGTACCTGCTCGCCAAGGAGGGCAAGCTCCTCTTCCCGGCGATCAACGTCAACGACGCGGTTACCAAGTCGAAGTTCGACAACCTCTATGGCTGCCGCGAGTCGCTGGTCGACGGCATCCGCCGCGGCACCGACGTGATGATGGCCGGCAAGGTCGCGATGGTCGCGGGCTTCGGCGATGTCGGCAAGGGCTCGGCCGCCTCGCTCCGCAACGCCGGCTGCCGCGTCATGGTCTCGGAGGTCGACCCGATCTGCGCGCTCCAGGCCGCGATGGAGGGCTACGAGGTCACCACCATGGAAGACGCCGCGCCCCGCGCCGACATCTTCGTGACCGCGACCGGCAACAAGGACGTCATCACCCTCGACCACATGCGGGCGATGAAGGACCGGGCCATCGTCTGCAACATCGGCCACTTCGACAACGAGATCCAGGTCGCGGGTCTCAAGAACCTGAAGTGGCAGAACATCAAGCCGCAGGTGGACGAGATCGAGTTCGCCGACGGCCACCGCATCATCCTCCTGTCGGAGGGCCGCCTGGTGAACCTCGGCAACGCCATGGGCCACCCGTCCTTCGTGATGTCGGCGTCCTTCACCAACCAGACGCTCGCCCAGATCGAGCTCTGGACCAACCCGGGCAAGTACGAGAAGAAGGTCTATACCTTGCCCAAGGCCCTCGACGAGAAGGTCGCGGCGCTGCATCTCGAGAAGATCGGCGTCAAGCTGACCAAGCTGCGCGAGGACCAGGCCGCCTATATCGGCGTCAGCCAGGCCGGCCCGTTCAAGCCCGACCACTACCGTTACTGA
- a CDS encoding sensor histidine kinase, whose protein sequence is MGVGRTPRRLGGRAGAGVLGGALGLAAAAQAAETAPGLHAHNAVGFAVLIGLTIFATILSLIYLRERARWARREHTLTAELAELRGAHDRADLLLGSEPQVVVTWDARGEPRVEGDVGITAEGSRPGSVRRVLAFGAWLMPADAAALDAAVESLRGRGERFRRTVHTPQGRTIEAQGQAVGGQALLRLRELTGERQELVELRATLEEARHGLSALSGLLDAIPQPVWRRGRDGRLAWANAAYVAAAEAGDSARAVREGAELLERTAREEAERRRSRGGTGPLRVSAVVAGARRTLDVTEVPTEAGTVGIAVDVSELESVRADLQRQMDANVRTLDQLPTAVAMFDARQQLIFHNAAYRQLWDLDPAFLEGRPLDGEILDTLRNARKLPEQADFRSWKAGVLAAYRAAEAQETWWHLPDGRTLRVLADPNPQGGLTYLFEDVSERVHLESRYNVLMQVQSETLDTLREPVAVFGTDGRLKFANRAFAQVWRIGPEMLEVQPHIDQVIAVCRTLSPAEEPWTQIREAVTGLVDARHGLACRLALADGTMLDCAAEPLPDGATLLTHIDVTASVNVERALTDKNEALERTTRLRDEFVHHVSYELRSPLTNIIGFTELLGDETVGALNPRQREYADHIMRSSAALLVIINDILDLASIDAGSMELTRERVDVQTTIAAAVRGIGDRLAEADIALVLDVPPDIGSFVADGKRVRQILFNLLSNAVGFSAPGQQVRVCARKDGESLVLEVIDQGRGMPPEVMERVFERFESHTLGTRHRGVGLGLSIVRSFVELHGGRIDIASSPGAGTRVTCTFPVGDGEAHLAAAE, encoded by the coding sequence ATGGGGGTTGGACGTACGCCGCGACGGCTCGGCGGCCGCGCGGGCGCCGGCGTATTGGGCGGTGCACTGGGCCTCGCGGCCGCCGCCCAGGCTGCGGAGACCGCCCCGGGGCTGCACGCGCACAATGCCGTCGGCTTCGCGGTGCTGATCGGCCTGACGATCTTCGCCACGATCCTGTCGCTGATCTACCTGCGCGAGCGCGCCCGCTGGGCCCGGCGCGAGCACACCCTGACGGCTGAGCTCGCCGAGCTGCGCGGCGCCCACGACCGGGCCGACCTGCTGCTCGGCTCCGAGCCGCAGGTCGTCGTGACCTGGGATGCCCGCGGCGAGCCGCGGGTCGAGGGCGATGTCGGCATCACCGCGGAGGGCTCCCGGCCGGGCTCGGTCCGGCGGGTGCTCGCCTTCGGGGCCTGGCTCATGCCCGCCGACGCCGCCGCCCTCGACGCTGCCGTCGAGTCCTTGCGCGGGCGCGGCGAGCGCTTCCGCCGCACCGTCCACACGCCCCAGGGCCGCACCATCGAGGCGCAAGGCCAGGCGGTGGGGGGGCAGGCGCTCCTGCGCCTGCGCGAGCTGACCGGCGAGCGCCAGGAACTGGTCGAGCTGCGCGCCACCCTGGAGGAGGCTCGTCACGGCCTCTCGGCCCTGTCCGGCCTCCTCGACGCGATCCCGCAGCCGGTCTGGCGCCGTGGCCGCGACGGGCGCCTGGCCTGGGCCAACGCCGCCTACGTCGCCGCCGCGGAGGCGGGCGACAGCGCCCGCGCGGTGCGCGAGGGGGCGGAACTCCTCGAGCGCACCGCCCGCGAGGAGGCCGAGCGCCGCCGCTCCCGGGGCGGGACCGGTCCCTTGCGGGTCTCCGCCGTCGTGGCGGGCGCGCGCCGCACCCTCGACGTCACCGAGGTCCCGACCGAGGCCGGCACCGTCGGCATCGCGGTCGACGTCTCGGAGCTCGAGAGCGTGCGCGCCGACCTGCAGCGCCAGATGGACGCCAATGTCCGCACGCTCGACCAGCTGCCCACCGCCGTCGCGATGTTCGACGCGCGCCAGCAGCTGATCTTCCACAATGCCGCCTACCGCCAGCTCTGGGACCTCGATCCCGCCTTCCTGGAGGGGCGGCCCCTCGACGGCGAGATCCTCGACACCCTGCGCAACGCCCGTAAATTGCCCGAGCAGGCGGATTTCCGCAGCTGGAAGGCCGGTGTGCTCGCCGCCTACCGGGCGGCGGAGGCGCAGGAGACCTGGTGGCACCTGCCGGACGGGCGCACCCTGCGCGTCCTCGCCGACCCGAACCCGCAAGGGGGGCTGACCTACCTGTTCGAGGACGTGTCCGAGCGGGTCCACCTCGAATCGCGCTACAACGTGCTGATGCAGGTGCAGAGCGAGACGCTCGACACCCTGCGCGAGCCGGTGGCGGTGTTCGGCACCGACGGGCGGCTGAAATTCGCCAACCGGGCCTTCGCCCAGGTCTGGCGCATCGGCCCCGAGATGCTGGAGGTCCAGCCCCATATCGACCAGGTGATCGCGGTCTGCCGCACCCTGAGCCCGGCCGAGGAGCCGTGGACGCAGATCCGCGAGGCGGTGACCGGCCTGGTGGACGCCCGCCACGGCCTCGCCTGCCGGCTGGCGCTCGCCGACGGCACCATGCTCGACTGCGCCGCCGAGCCACTGCCGGACGGTGCGACGCTGCTGACCCACATCGACGTGACGGCGAGCGTCAATGTCGAGCGGGCGCTCACCGACAAGAACGAGGCGCTGGAGCGCACCACCCGCCTGCGCGACGAGTTCGTGCACCACGTCTCCTACGAGCTGCGCTCGCCGCTCACCAACATCATCGGCTTCACCGAGCTTCTCGGCGACGAGACCGTCGGCGCCCTCAACCCGCGCCAGCGCGAATATGCCGACCACATCATGCGCTCCTCGGCTGCGCTCCTCGTCATCATCAACGACATCCTCGACCTTGCCTCGATCGATGCCGGCTCGATGGAGCTGACGCGCGAGCGGGTCGACGTGCAGACCACCATCGCGGCGGCGGTGCGCGGCATCGGCGACCGGCTGGCGGAGGCCGACATCGCCCTCGTCCTCGACGTGCCACCGGACATCGGCAGCTTCGTCGCCGACGGCAAGCGCGTCCGCCAGATCCTGTTCAACCTGCTCTCCAACGCGGTCGGCTTCTCGGCGCCGGGCCAGCAGGTGAGGGTCTGCGCCCGCAAGGACGGTGAGAGCCTGGTGCTCGAGGTGATCGACCAGGGCCGCGGCATGCCGCCCGAGGTGATGGAGCGGGTGTTCGAGCGCTTCGAGAGCCACACGCTCGGCACCCGCCACCGGGGGGTGGGCCTGGGCCTGTCGATCGTGCGTTCCTTCGTCGAGCTGCATGGCGGGCGCATCGACATCGCATCCTCCCCCGGCGCCGGCACGAGGGTCACCTGCACCTTCCCGGTCGGCGACGGCGAGGCCCATCTGGCGGCGGCCGAGTAG
- the tsaE gene encoding tRNA (adenosine(37)-N6)-threonylcarbamoyltransferase complex ATPase subunit type 1 TsaE translates to MAERTPWEIVLPDESATEDLGRFLAEILRPGDLVALSGGLGGGKTTLARAIIREIVGDPDLEVPSPTFTLVQPYEGRTGQAVVHADLYRLRGPDELIELGFDEMTERAIALVEWPDRLPPRHGPTLAIDLALKPEFGDDARLARLIGGGGLGGRLMRARALRVLLDRSGWGEAERTHMQGDASSRSYERLTNPDGAKAVLMVSPPKADGPPVRDGKPYSAIVHLAESVHAFVAMDRGLRALGLSAPKILGEDLEAGLLILEDLGTEPVADQNGPRPERYAEAVKVLARLHGTALPGVLPVAEGRDHVLPPYDREALLFEAELLPEWYAPYVANTPLAPGAKASFVAAWSEALEGLEAEERTWTLRDYHSPNLIWLPERDGIERIGLIDFQDAVLGHPAYDVASLLQDARVDASAEFELRLLGLYARERKMRDAEFDMQGFARAYAVLGAQRATKILGIFARLDRRDGKPGYLAHLPRIEGYLARNLAHPALAGVRAWYAAHLPRLCPEP, encoded by the coding sequence ATGGCCGAGCGCACACCCTGGGAGATCGTGCTGCCGGACGAGAGCGCGACCGAGGATCTCGGCCGCTTCCTCGCCGAGATCCTGCGGCCGGGCGACCTGGTGGCGCTTTCCGGCGGGCTCGGCGGCGGCAAGACGACGCTGGCCCGGGCGATCATCCGCGAGATCGTCGGCGATCCGGACCTCGAAGTCCCGAGCCCGACCTTCACGCTCGTCCAGCCCTACGAGGGCCGCACCGGGCAGGCGGTGGTCCATGCCGACCTCTACCGGCTGCGCGGGCCCGACGAGCTGATCGAGCTCGGCTTCGACGAGATGACCGAGCGGGCGATCGCGCTGGTCGAGTGGCCCGACCGGCTGCCGCCGCGCCACGGCCCGACCCTCGCCATCGACCTCGCCCTGAAGCCCGAATTCGGCGACGACGCCCGTCTCGCCCGCCTGATCGGCGGCGGCGGCCTCGGCGGCCGGCTGATGCGGGCGCGGGCCCTGCGCGTGCTGCTCGACCGCTCCGGCTGGGGCGAGGCCGAGCGGACCCACATGCAGGGCGACGCGTCGAGCCGGTCCTACGAGCGCCTGACCAATCCGGACGGAGCCAAGGCCGTGCTGATGGTCTCGCCGCCCAAGGCCGACGGGCCGCCGGTGCGGGACGGCAAGCCCTACAGCGCCATCGTCCACCTCGCCGAGAGCGTGCACGCCTTCGTGGCGATGGATCGTGGCCTGCGGGCCCTGGGGCTCAGTGCCCCGAAGATCCTGGGCGAGGACCTGGAGGCGGGGCTCCTCATCCTCGAAGACCTCGGCACCGAGCCGGTGGCCGACCAGAACGGCCCGCGTCCCGAGCGCTACGCCGAGGCCGTTAAGGTGCTGGCGCGCCTGCACGGCACGGCCCTGCCCGGGGTGCTGCCGGTGGCCGAGGGCCGCGACCACGTTTTGCCGCCTTATGACCGCGAGGCCCTGCTGTTCGAGGCCGAGCTCCTGCCCGAATGGTACGCGCCCTACGTGGCCAACACCCCGTTGGCGCCGGGCGCGAAGGCGTCCTTCGTCGCCGCCTGGAGCGAGGCGCTGGAAGGCCTCGAGGCCGAAGAGCGGACCTGGACCCTGCGCGACTACCACTCGCCCAACCTGATCTGGCTGCCCGAGCGCGACGGGATCGAGCGCATCGGCCTGATCGACTTCCAGGATGCGGTGCTCGGCCACCCGGCCTACGACGTCGCCTCGCTGCTCCAGGATGCCCGGGTCGATGCCAGCGCCGAGTTCGAGCTTCGCCTGCTCGGCCTCTACGCCCGCGAGCGCAAGATGCGCGACGCCGAGTTCGACATGCAGGGCTTCGCCCGCGCCTACGCGGTGCTGGGAGCCCAGCGCGCGACCAAGATCCTCGGCATCTTCGCCCGCCTCGACCGGCGCGACGGCAAGCCGGGCTATCTCGCCCACCTGCCGCGCATCGAGGGCTACCTTGCCCGCAACCTCGCCCACCCGGCGCTCGCCGGCGTGCGGGCCTGGTATGCCGCGCACCTGCCGCGCCTCTGCCCCGAACCTTGA